In Candidatus Hamiltonella defensa 5AT (Acyrthosiphon pisum), one genomic interval encodes:
- the rplY gene encoding 50S ribosomal protein L25 yields the protein MIVINAKLRQKEEKGTAASRRFRKAGLFPATVYGGSLPPVSIVLDHDVVKNLEANPAFYNEILTLEVGEEKTKVKIQAIQRHPFKPKLTHMDFIRANEV from the coding sequence ATGATCGTCATTAATGCTAAATTACGTCAAAAAGAAGAAAAAGGCACGGCGGCCAGTCGTCGCTTCCGTAAAGCCGGCCTATTCCCCGCCACTGTTTATGGAGGTAGCCTTCCTCCTGTGTCTATTGTCCTGGATCATGATGTCGTGAAAAACCTTGAAGCCAATCCCGCGTTTTATAATGAAATACTGACACTTGAGGTTGGAGAAGAAAAAACGAAAGTAAAGATTCAAGCTATTCAGAGACATCCGTTTAAGCCTAAATTAACGCATATGGATTTCATACGGGCGAATGAAGTCTGA
- the clpA gene encoding ATP-dependent Clp protease ATP-binding subunit ClpA yields the protein MLNQELELTLNIAFATARRNRHEFMTLEHLLQALLTNTSAKETLEACHVDLLVLHKELEIFIEKTTPVFPLSDKECDVQPTLGFQRVLQRAVFHVQSSGRSEVSGANVLVALFSEKESQAVYLLRKHDVTRLDVVNFIAHGIRKDFSENKETTENSVIKDPGASSSSENIESALINLNHLAQSGHIDPLIGRAKELQRTVQVLCRRRKNNPLLVGESGVGKTAIAEGLAWKIVQENVPEIIKKCVLYSLDIGSLLAGTKYRGDFEKRFKALLKTLQEDENSILFIDEIHTIIGAGAASGGQIDVANLLKPFLSNGKIRVMGSTTYQEFSKIFEKDRALARRFQKIDIIEPTTEETIQIINGLKTKYEAHHDVRYTSKAVRAAVILSAKYINDRHLPDKAIDVIDEAGASSRLLPLSKRKKTVNVSDIESVVARIARIPEQAVSVNDKEVLKNLNDRLKMLVFGQDEAISMLTEAIKMSRAGLGNENKPVGAFLFAGPTGVGKTEVTLQLSKALDIELLRFDMSEYIEHHTVSRLIGAPPGYVGYEQGGLMTDAVIKHPYAVLLLDEIEKAHPDIFNLLLQVMDNGTLTDNNGRKADFRNIILVMTTNAGVRETERKSIGFTEQDHSPDAMLEVKKIFSPEFRNRLDNIIWFNGLSINVIQQVVDKFIVELQAQLDAKGVSLEVSDDARDWLAEKGYDKSMGARPMSRTIQEHIKKPLANELLFGALVEGGSVTVVLDKEKNQLLCQFCSTEELKTKKENVLH from the coding sequence ATGCTTAATCAAGAACTTGAACTGACTTTGAATATTGCTTTTGCTACGGCACGTAGGAATAGACATGAATTCATGACCCTGGAACATTTATTACAGGCTCTGTTAACGAATACATCAGCAAAAGAAACTTTAGAAGCCTGTCACGTTGATTTGCTGGTTTTACACAAAGAACTCGAAATTTTTATTGAAAAAACCACACCTGTATTTCCTTTAAGCGATAAAGAATGTGATGTTCAGCCTACCCTGGGCTTTCAACGCGTATTGCAACGTGCCGTTTTTCATGTTCAGTCCTCTGGGCGCAGCGAAGTATCAGGTGCTAATGTTTTAGTCGCTCTTTTCAGCGAAAAGGAATCACAAGCAGTGTATTTACTGCGTAAACATGATGTCACTCGTTTGGATGTCGTCAATTTTATTGCTCATGGTATACGTAAAGATTTTTCAGAAAATAAAGAAACCACAGAAAATTCCGTGATTAAAGATCCTGGCGCTTCATCATCCAGCGAGAATATTGAAAGCGCGCTCATTAATTTAAATCATCTGGCTCAATCTGGTCATATTGATCCCTTAATTGGCCGAGCCAAAGAGTTACAACGCACTGTACAGGTATTGTGTCGTCGTCGAAAAAATAATCCTTTGCTGGTAGGGGAATCTGGGGTAGGTAAAACCGCGATCGCAGAAGGCTTGGCGTGGAAAATTGTACAAGAAAATGTACCTGAGATTATTAAAAAATGCGTTCTTTACTCTTTAGATATTGGCTCTTTATTAGCTGGCACAAAATATAGAGGAGATTTTGAAAAGCGTTTCAAAGCCTTGTTAAAAACCCTGCAAGAGGATGAAAACAGTATTTTATTTATTGATGAAATTCATACCATTATTGGAGCAGGTGCAGCTTCAGGGGGGCAAATAGATGTCGCCAATTTATTAAAACCATTTCTTTCTAACGGAAAAATTCGTGTGATGGGTTCAACGACTTATCAAGAATTTAGTAAGATTTTTGAAAAAGACAGGGCTTTAGCGCGTCGTTTCCAAAAAATTGATATTATTGAACCCACAACAGAAGAAACGATCCAGATTATTAATGGATTAAAAACAAAATATGAAGCACATCACGATGTCCGTTATACCTCAAAAGCAGTGCGAGCGGCCGTCATTCTATCTGCGAAATATATCAATGATCGTCATTTACCGGATAAGGCCATTGATGTCATAGATGAAGCAGGAGCTTCTAGCCGATTGCTTCCACTGAGTAAGCGAAAAAAGACGGTCAATGTATCAGATATTGAATCTGTAGTTGCTCGTATCGCGCGTATACCCGAACAAGCGGTTTCAGTCAATGACAAAGAAGTATTAAAAAATTTGAATGATCGTTTAAAGATGTTGGTCTTTGGTCAAGATGAAGCCATTTCTATGCTGACAGAAGCCATTAAAATGAGCAGGGCAGGGTTAGGCAATGAGAACAAACCTGTGGGTGCTTTTTTATTTGCTGGCCCTACAGGGGTAGGAAAAACAGAAGTCACTTTACAGCTATCTAAAGCGCTGGATATCGAATTATTACGTTTTGACATGTCGGAATATATTGAGCATCACACAGTGAGTCGTTTAATTGGAGCGCCTCCAGGCTATGTGGGTTACGAACAAGGCGGCCTAATGACTGATGCTGTTATCAAGCATCCGTATGCCGTATTATTATTAGATGAAATTGAAAAAGCGCACCCAGATATTTTTAACCTGCTTTTACAAGTGATGGATAACGGTACGTTAACTGATAACAATGGGCGAAAAGCGGATTTTCGCAATATCATTCTTGTGATGACAACCAATGCAGGTGTAAGAGAGACAGAGCGAAAATCGATTGGGTTTACTGAGCAGGATCACAGCCCTGATGCCATGTTGGAAGTGAAAAAAATTTTTTCCCCTGAATTTCGTAATCGACTTGATAATATCATCTGGTTTAATGGTCTTTCTATAAACGTGATCCAACAAGTAGTGGATAAATTTATTGTTGAATTGCAGGCACAACTTGATGCAAAAGGCGTCTCACTGGAAGTCAGTGACGATGCTCGTGATTGGCTGGCTGAGAAGGGTTACGATAAATCCATGGGAGCCAGGCCAATGTCAAGAACTATTCAGGAGCACATCAAAAAGCCTCTTGCGAATGAACTTTTATTTGGGGCCTTGGTAGAAGGGGGATCGGTCACTGTGGTATTAGATAAAGAAAAAAACCAGCTGCTTTGTCAGTTTTGTAGTACCGAAGAACTTAAAACCAAAAAGGAAAACGTTCTTCATTAG
- the infA gene encoding translation initiation factor IF-1, producing the protein MAKEDNIEMQGTVRDALPNAMFRVELENGHHVTAHISGKMRKNYIRILTGDKVTLELTPYDLSKARITFRSR; encoded by the coding sequence ATGGCGAAAGAAGACAATATTGAAATGCAAGGAACAGTGCGAGATGCCCTACCGAATGCGATGTTTAGGGTTGAATTAGAAAACGGCCACCATGTCACGGCGCACATTTCAGGCAAGATGCGTAAAAACTATATCCGTATATTGACTGGTGATAAAGTCACTTTAGAACTCACACCTTATGACCTCAGCAAAGCCCGCATTACTTTCCGTAGCCGGTAA
- a CDS encoding SRPBCC family protein has protein sequence MLGIHRSALIPFSADKMYKLINDVCAYPEFLPGCVGSKVINVTDNEMIAAVKIAKASIHKTFITRNTLMTNRSINIELIEGPFRALTGSWKLTALSPRACQIDFHLDFEFTNKLLALAFGGLFKDLGENMLEAFTKRAKVIYGVDERIAF, from the coding sequence ATGCTAGGAATTCATCGTTCTGCATTGATCCCTTTTAGTGCTGATAAGATGTATAAACTGATTAATGATGTGTGTGCTTACCCTGAATTTTTACCAGGCTGTGTAGGCAGTAAAGTCATCAATGTCACTGATAATGAAATGATAGCCGCAGTAAAAATTGCTAAAGCGAGTATACATAAAACTTTTATCACCCGTAATACTTTAATGACTAATCGTAGTATCAATATTGAATTGATTGAAGGTCCTTTCCGAGCACTGACAGGAAGTTGGAAATTGACAGCCTTAAGCCCCAGGGCCTGTCAAATTGACTTTCATCTTGATTTTGAATTCACTAACAAATTACTTGCATTAGCATTTGGAGGACTATTTAAAGATTTGGGTGAAAATATGCTGGAGGCCTTCACCAAGCGTGCCAAAGTAATTTACGGGGTTGATGAAAGAATTGCCTTTTAA
- the folB gene encoding dihydroneopterin aldolase, whose amino-acid sequence MDILFIEALRIFTLIGVHDWEKTLRQELIFDIKMGYENRKPASSDQVEDCLNYVDICDSVQQHVTRQRFELIERVAEEVADLLLQRFSSPWVWIKVSKPRAVSSAGNVGVIIERSKLATSSDFIRPYEIHMR is encoded by the coding sequence ATGGACATTTTATTTATCGAGGCCTTGCGCATATTCACACTGATAGGAGTTCATGATTGGGAAAAAACCCTACGACAAGAGCTGATATTTGACATCAAAATGGGGTATGAGAACAGAAAGCCTGCCAGCAGCGATCAGGTCGAAGATTGCTTAAATTACGTGGATATTTGTGATTCGGTGCAGCAACACGTCACAAGACAGCGTTTTGAATTAATTGAACGGGTGGCAGAAGAGGTCGCCGATCTTTTATTGCAGCGTTTTTCTTCCCCTTGGGTGTGGATCAAAGTCAGCAAACCCCGCGCAGTCTCCAGCGCGGGCAATGTGGGGGTTATTATTGAACGATCAAAATTGGCTACGTCATCAGACTTCATTCGCCCGTATGAAATCCATATGCGTTAA